From a region of the Planktothrix sp. FACHB-1365 genome:
- a CDS encoding glycosyltransferase family 39 protein has translation MKITNNRWFHPVLLLFWVGLGILLRFIGLGDKSASSIEISTLVFSLGHGLKTIPLDQMISVDTLLSPLRFEATTQPSDVVYHLFSESNHPPLYFLLNHFWMKLFSTEGELVSLTVARSLSSILGVLSIPAIFSLSYFAFKSLIFAQITAALMAVSPYGIYLSQEARHYTLTILWIIASLGYFVKAMRSLEGEKPLSIIQVIGWIMINGLGIASHYFFIVFLGAEGLVLGGLWLKNWQNKLGILRTAWLRIYGVILGTFISGLVWIPILKSIPNDQLTDWIETEFKGLGWIEPLFRLLAWLITQIFLLPVEGTPLIITVISVLILLTVLVWVIPGIILGIRFNLTASENQLETKIFSGILSSVLVLFLILIYGLQKDVSLAARYQFVYFPVFILIIGSALGRIWKQPEIFNYSSVSLPPILQVNSQKIVIVTLIMGCVGALTVGGNYGFQKSQQSDRLASYIINEAKTPVIIAMTQRTHAETRALMGLGLEFKRQQAEKLPQFLLVKKTDNPSPAVATVLTQVQRPFEFWRVNLKDNTDFSQFRCQEDPRPQPDFNGYRYGRYYCR, from the coding sequence ATGAAAATTACGAATAACCGATGGTTTCATCCGGTTTTATTGTTATTTTGGGTGGGACTGGGAATTTTATTGAGATTTATCGGTTTAGGAGATAAATCAGCATCGAGTATTGAAATTTCTACTTTAGTGTTTAGTTTGGGTCACGGACTGAAAACAATTCCGTTAGATCAAATGATTTCGGTAGATACTTTATTATCTCCTTTGCGGTTTGAAGCAACGACTCAACCGTCGGATGTGGTTTATCATTTGTTCAGTGAAAGTAATCACCCTCCCTTATATTTTTTATTGAATCATTTTTGGATGAAATTGTTTTCAACCGAGGGAGAATTAGTCTCTTTAACGGTAGCGCGATCGCTCAGTTCTATTTTAGGGGTTTTATCAATTCCGGCTATTTTTAGTTTAAGTTATTTTGCCTTTAAATCGTTGATTTTTGCTCAAATTACTGCTGCGTTAATGGCAGTTTCTCCTTATGGCATCTATTTATCGCAGGAAGCACGCCATTATACTCTAACGATACTCTGGATTATTGCATCTCTGGGCTATTTTGTCAAGGCGATGAGAAGTTTAGAGGGGGAAAAACCCTTATCTATCATTCAAGTAATCGGTTGGATTATGATTAATGGATTAGGAATAGCCAGCCACTATTTTTTTATTGTGTTCTTGGGTGCAGAAGGGTTAGTTTTAGGGGGATTGTGGTTAAAGAATTGGCAAAATAAATTAGGGATTTTAAGAACAGCTTGGCTAAGAATTTATGGAGTAATTTTAGGAACCTTTATCAGTGGGTTAGTTTGGATTCCCATTTTAAAAAGTATTCCCAATGATCAACTTACAGACTGGATTGAAACTGAATTTAAAGGCTTAGGATGGATAGAACCTTTATTTCGGTTACTCGCCTGGTTAATTACCCAGATCTTTTTATTACCCGTTGAAGGAACACCTTTGATCATTACGGTCATTTCAGTCTTAATTTTATTAACAGTTTTAGTTTGGGTGATTCCTGGAATTATTCTGGGAATTCGGTTCAATTTGACCGCCTCTGAAAATCAACTGGAAACTAAAATTTTTAGCGGTATTTTGAGTAGTGTTCTTGTGCTATTTTTAATTTTAATTTATGGACTTCAAAAGGATGTCTCTCTGGCGGCGAGATATCAATTTGTTTACTTTCCGGTGTTTATTTTAATTATAGGTTCTGCATTAGGTCGAATTTGGAAACAACCTGAAATCTTTAATTATTCTTCGGTTTCACTTCCGCCTATTTTACAAGTTAATAGCCAAAAAATCGTAATTGTCACCTTAATTATGGGATGTGTTGGTGCATTAACCGTTGGGGGAAATTATGGGTTTCAAAAATCCCAACAATCAGATCGTTTAGCCAGTTATATTATTAATGAAGCGAAAACACCTGTTATTATTGCTATGACTCAGCGAACCCATGCAGAAACTCGCGCTTTGATGGGATTAGGATTAGAATTTAAACGTCAGCAGGCTGAAAAATTACCTCAATTTCTGTTAGTCAAAAAAACAGATAATCCTTCTCCTGCGGTAGCAACTGTTTTAACTCAAGTTCAACGTCCCTTTGAATTTTGGAGGGTGAATTTAAAAGATAATACGGATTTTAGCCAATTTCGCTGTCAGGAAGATCCCCGTCCTCAGCCTGATTTTAATGGATATCGATATGGACGATATTATTGTCGATAG